A portion of the Calothrix sp. 336/3 genome contains these proteins:
- a CDS encoding glutamate synthase-related protein — translation MDNESMNQEQAMATTENPSRCGYEGQKWLVEERDACGVGFIAHRRRQASHEIVNQALTALTCLEHRGGCSADQDSGDGAGILTAIPWDLLQAELPKSGITLGDQNRIAVGMIFLPQDGALAAKVKTVFEKVAAEEKLSVLGWRVVPVKPEVLGVQARENQPQIEQVFLVSENYSGDELERQLYVARRRIVKAVDEISQDFYVCSLSNRTIVYKGMVRSAILGEFYLDLQNPIYQSNFAVYHRRFSTNTMPKWPLAQPMRLLGHNGEINTLLGNINWMMAREATLDHPIWNNRLAELKPFVQLNNSDSATLDNVCELLVRSGRSPLEALMIMVPEAYRNQPELNQYPEIVDFYEYYSGLQEPWDGPALLVFGDGRTIGATLDRNGLRPARYCITKDDYIVVGSEAGVVNFPEENILEKGRLGPGQMIAVDLETEEVLKNWEIKQRIAKKNPYGQWLQEYRQDLTSLTENSLSNGNGNGKVAIPERQSLLRQQLAFGYNTEDVEMIIQPMAADGKEPTFCMGDDIPLAVLSEKPHLLYDYFKQRFAQVTNPAIDPLRESLVMSLKVELGERGNLLQPQPEYARRLKLESPVITEVQLEAIKTSSFKTVELSTLFAIATTDSGEVDAAKGLQIAVGKLQAAAAEAVRSGAKILVLSDKSTDGLSTEYTYIPPLLAVGAVHHHLIREGLRMRASLVVNTAQCWSTHHFACLIGYGAGAICPYMALDTIRDWWIDPKTQQFMERGKIKPVTLDGAIANYKKAVEAGLLKILSKMGISLLASYQGAQIFEAIGIGADLLELGFRGTASRIGGLSITELAQEVLSFHCKAFPELTAKKLQNLGFVNYRPGGEYHMNSPEMAKSLHKAVAGKDYDHYSVYKQYLQGRPVTALRDLLDFHSDRQPIPLEQVESVGDILKRFCTGGMSLGALSREAHETLAIAMNRIGGKSNSGEGGEDPVRYETLTDVDASGYSPTLPHLKGLRNGDTAKSAIKQVASGRFGVTPEYLMSAQQIEIKIAQGAKPGEGGQLPGAKVSPYIAMLRRSKPGVTLISPPPHHDIYSIEDLAQLIFDLHQINPQAQVSVKLVAEIGIGTIAAGVAKANADIIQVSGHDGGTGASPLSSIKHAGSPWELGLTEVHRVLLQNKLRDRVILRVDGGIKSGWDVLMGALMGAEEFGFGSIAMIAEGCIMARICHTNSCPVGVASQREELRKRFTGIPEHVVNFFCFIAEEVRGLLARLGYRSIAEVVGRADMLTLRPGVNLAKTNALNLDCLLKLPDTRTDRSWLVHETVHSNGAVLDDTLLADKDIQTAIQNQSTATKAVKVVNTDRTVGARLSGAIAAKYGDHGFGGQINLNFWGSVGQSFGAFNLPGMILTLEGEANDYVGKGMNGGEIIIKPPVTSNFDPSQNVIVGNTCLYGATGGMLFANGIAGERFAVRNSKGTAVIEGAGDHCCEYMTGGTIVVLGKVGRNVGAGMTGGLAYFLDEVGNFPEMVNQEIVKMQRVTTPGGEQQLRELIQNHCDRTGSAKAKRILDNWSTYLPQFWQLVPPSEAENPAASLQETKELSPV, via the coding sequence ATGGATAACGAATCGATGAATCAAGAACAAGCAATGGCAACAACAGAGAATCCCTCAAGGTGCGGCTACGAAGGACAAAAATGGTTAGTAGAAGAAAGAGATGCTTGTGGTGTTGGTTTTATCGCCCATCGCCGTCGTCAAGCTAGTCATGAAATCGTGAATCAAGCTTTAACTGCTTTAACCTGTTTAGAGCATCGGGGTGGTTGTAGCGCAGATCAAGATTCGGGAGACGGAGCGGGTATCCTGACAGCTATCCCTTGGGACTTACTACAAGCAGAATTGCCCAAATCAGGAATTACCTTAGGAGATCAAAATAGAATTGCCGTTGGGATGATATTTTTACCCCAGGATGGGGCATTAGCGGCAAAAGTTAAAACTGTTTTTGAGAAAGTTGCAGCAGAGGAAAAATTAAGCGTACTGGGCTGGCGCGTAGTTCCAGTAAAACCGGAAGTTTTGGGTGTACAAGCCCGGGAAAATCAACCTCAGATTGAACAAGTATTTCTAGTCTCAGAAAATTATAGCGGTGATGAATTAGAAAGACAGTTATACGTTGCACGGCGAAGAATTGTCAAAGCCGTGGACGAAATTTCACAAGATTTCTATGTTTGTTCCCTATCTAACCGCACAATTGTCTATAAAGGTATGGTGCGATCGGCAATCTTAGGGGAATTTTACCTAGATTTGCAAAACCCAATTTATCAAAGCAACTTCGCAGTTTATCATCGGCGTTTCAGTACCAATACCATGCCAAAATGGCCCCTAGCGCAGCCAATGCGTTTATTAGGGCACAATGGTGAAATTAATACCCTGCTGGGTAATATTAATTGGATGATGGCACGGGAAGCAACCTTAGATCATCCAATTTGGAACAATCGCCTTGCTGAACTCAAACCCTTTGTACAACTGAATAATAGTGACTCAGCAACCTTAGATAACGTGTGTGAGTTGTTGGTGCGTTCAGGTAGAAGTCCCCTGGAAGCTCTGATGATCATGGTTCCGGAAGCCTATCGCAACCAGCCAGAATTAAACCAATATCCGGAGATTGTAGATTTCTATGAATACTACAGTGGTTTGCAAGAACCTTGGGATGGTCCGGCACTGCTAGTATTTGGGGATGGGCGGACTATTGGTGCAACATTAGATCGGAACGGTTTACGACCTGCGCGTTACTGCATTACCAAGGATGATTACATTGTTGTTGGTTCTGAAGCGGGTGTAGTCAATTTCCCAGAAGAGAATATCTTAGAGAAGGGAAGACTTGGACCAGGGCAAATGATTGCCGTAGATTTGGAAACGGAAGAAGTTCTGAAAAATTGGGAAATTAAGCAGCGTATTGCCAAGAAAAATCCCTATGGGCAGTGGTTACAGGAGTATCGTCAAGATCTAACTTCCCTGACTGAGAATTCCCTCAGTAATGGTAACGGTAACGGCAAGGTAGCCATTCCTGAAAGACAGTCCTTACTACGTCAACAGCTCGCCTTTGGTTACAACACTGAAGATGTAGAAATGATTATCCAGCCCATGGCGGCGGATGGCAAGGAACCGACATTTTGTATGGGTGATGATATTCCCCTGGCTGTACTTTCAGAGAAACCCCACCTCCTCTACGACTATTTCAAACAGCGATTTGCCCAGGTGACAAACCCGGCGATCGACCCCCTGCGGGAAAGTTTAGTCATGTCTTTGAAGGTAGAATTGGGCGAGAGAGGGAATTTACTGCAACCCCAGCCGGAATATGCTCGGCGCTTGAAATTAGAATCTCCAGTCATTACCGAAGTCCAATTAGAAGCAATTAAGACATCGAGTTTCAAAACTGTAGAATTATCAACCCTGTTTGCAATTGCGACGACAGATAGTGGGGAAGTTGACGCTGCGAAAGGTTTGCAAATCGCTGTCGGGAAACTGCAAGCTGCTGCTGCCGAGGCTGTACGCTCTGGGGCGAAGATTCTTGTACTGAGTGATAAATCTACTGACGGCTTGAGTACGGAATATACTTATATTCCTCCCCTGTTAGCAGTGGGTGCAGTTCACCACCACCTGATTCGCGAAGGTTTACGGATGCGCGCATCCTTAGTTGTGAATACGGCACAATGCTGGAGTACTCACCACTTCGCTTGTTTAATTGGATACGGTGCTGGGGCAATTTGTCCTTACATGGCACTGGATACCATCCGTGATTGGTGGATAGATCCCAAGACGCAGCAATTCATGGAACGGGGCAAGATTAAACCCGTCACCCTGGATGGGGCGATCGCCAACTATAAAAAAGCTGTAGAAGCCGGATTACTGAAAATTCTCTCCAAAATGGGAATTTCCCTGTTAGCCAGTTACCAAGGGGCACAAATTTTTGAAGCCATTGGCATTGGTGCAGACTTACTAGAGTTGGGTTTCCGAGGAACCGCTTCCCGCATTGGTGGCTTGAGCATCACAGAATTGGCTCAGGAAGTTCTCTCTTTCCATTGCAAAGCCTTCCCAGAATTAACTGCGAAAAAACTGCAAAACTTGGGCTTTGTGAATTATCGCCCCGGTGGTGAATACCACATGAACAGCCCAGAAATGGCAAAATCTCTCCATAAAGCAGTGGCAGGGAAAGATTATGACCATTACAGCGTTTATAAACAATACCTCCAAGGTAGACCTGTCACAGCTCTGCGGGATTTACTCGATTTCCATAGCGATCGCCAACCCATCCCCCTAGAACAGGTAGAATCCGTAGGAGATATCCTCAAACGCTTCTGTACGGGTGGTATGTCCCTGGGTGCATTGTCACGGGAAGCCCATGAAACCCTGGCGATCGCCATGAATCGGATCGGTGGAAAATCCAACTCCGGGGAAGGAGGAGAAGACCCCGTACGTTATGAAACCTTGACAGATGTCGATGCCTCTGGTTACTCCCCCACCCTGCCCCACCTCAAGGGTTTGCGGAACGGTGACACAGCCAAAAGTGCCATCAAGCAAGTAGCATCCGGGCGTTTTGGGGTGACTCCAGAGTACCTGATGAGTGCCCAACAAATTGAAATCAAGATTGCCCAGGGAGCTAAACCCGGAGAAGGGGGACAATTACCAGGAGCCAAAGTTAGTCCCTACATCGCCATGTTGCGGCGGTCAAAACCCGGTGTCACCTTGATTTCTCCCCCACCCCACCACGACATTTACTCCATCGAAGACTTAGCGCAGTTAATCTTTGACCTTCATCAAATTAATCCCCAGGCACAGGTATCCGTCAAACTGGTGGCAGAAATTGGTATTGGTACGATTGCTGCTGGGGTAGCCAAAGCCAACGCCGACATTATCCAGGTTTCGGGACATGATGGCGGCACCGGAGCATCTCCCCTCAGTTCGATTAAACACGCTGGCTCTCCGTGGGAACTCGGTTTGACAGAGGTACACCGAGTCTTGCTACAAAATAAACTCCGCGATCGCGTGATTCTCCGGGTAGACGGTGGTATTAAGAGCGGTTGGGATGTTCTCATGGGTGCGTTAATGGGAGCAGAGGAATTTGGTTTCGGTTCCATTGCCATGATTGCTGAAGGTTGCATTATGGCGCGGATTTGTCATACCAACAGTTGTCCTGTCGGTGTGGCTTCCCAACGGGAAGAATTACGCAAACGGTTTACAGGTATTCCTGAACATGTTGTGAATTTCTTCTGTTTCATTGCTGAAGAAGTGCGTGGTTTGCTAGCTCGTTTAGGTTATCGTTCCATAGCTGAAGTAGTGGGACGGGCAGATATGTTAACTCTGCGACCAGGGGTCAACCTGGCGAAAACTAACGCCCTCAACCTCGATTGTCTGTTGAAGTTACCTGATACTCGAACCGACCGTAGTTGGTTAGTTCATGAAACCGTTCATAGCAATGGTGCGGTGTTGGATGATACCTTACTGGCAGATAAAGATATCCAAACAGCGATTCAGAATCAATCCACTGCCACCAAAGCAGTTAAGGTTGTGAATACTGACCGTACCGTGGGAGCGAGATTATCCGGGGCGATCGCTGCGAAGTATGGTGATCATGGTTTTGGTGGACAAATTAACCTCAACTTCTGGGGAAGTGTGGGACAAAGCTTTGGTGCTTTCAACTTGCCAGGAATGATTCTCACCCTGGAAGGAGAAGCCAATGACTATGTCGGTAAGGGGATGAATGGTGGAGAAATCATCATTAAACCCCCAGTCACCAGCAATTTTGACCCCTCACAAAACGTAATTGTTGGTAATACTTGCCTCTATGGAGCCACAGGAGGAATGTTGTTTGCCAACGGAATTGCCGGGGAACGTTTTGCCGTGCGTAATTCCAAGGGAACTGCCGTGATTGAGGGTGCAGGTGATCACTGTTGTGAATACATGACCGGGGGAACTATTGTGGTTCTCGGTAAGGTGGGACGTAACGTCGGTGCAGGGATGACTGGAGGATTAGCATACTTCCTCGATGAAGTTGGAAATTTCCCCGAAATGGTGAACCAAGAAATCGTTAAGATGCAACGGGTTACCACCCCTGGAGGAGAACAGCAGTTACGGGAGTTAATTCAAAATCACTGCGATCGCACTGGTTCTGCCAAAGCGAAACGAATTTTGGACAATTGGTCTACCTACCTACCCCAATTCTGGCAACTTGTCCCCCCCTCGGAAGCGGAGAACCCCGCAGCAAGTCTTCAGGAAACTAAGGAACTTAGTCCTGTGTAA
- a CDS encoding energy-coupling factor ABC transporter ATP-binding protein, protein MQEYLLEFEQVYYTYPGAQESALNGLTLKIPSGKKCALIGQNGCGKTTLFLLANGLYKPDSGIVSWRGEMLNYNRHYLSNLRQQVGLVFQDPEQQLVASTVEEDISYGLCNLDLPEPEIKHRVEQALVEFELTTLAERPVHHLSLGQKKRVSIADVMVLEPKLLVLDEPTAYLDIKHTRKLIATLKKIHQDGTTLLMATHDLDLVYRWADWVFVMDKGRLIVEGKPEDVFSQRTLLSELELGVPLIYEMLCDGLSGEEEIVKQRVQQKILELFHNFS, encoded by the coding sequence GTGCAGGAATATTTACTCGAATTTGAACAGGTATATTACACCTATCCCGGCGCACAGGAATCAGCCTTAAATGGGCTAACATTGAAGATTCCATCAGGGAAAAAATGTGCTTTAATTGGTCAGAATGGTTGCGGAAAAACCACGCTATTCTTATTAGCCAATGGTCTTTACAAACCCGATTCTGGTATTGTCAGTTGGCGTGGTGAAATGCTAAATTACAATCGTCATTACCTGAGTAATTTACGACAACAAGTAGGTCTAGTATTTCAAGACCCAGAACAACAATTAGTCGCCTCTACTGTTGAAGAAGATATATCCTATGGTTTGTGTAATTTGGATTTACCAGAACCAGAAATTAAACATCGAGTAGAGCAAGCACTAGTAGAATTTGAACTAACTACTTTAGCCGAAAGACCTGTACATCACCTAAGTTTAGGGCAAAAAAAACGAGTTTCCATCGCTGATGTCATGGTCTTAGAACCCAAGCTCTTGGTATTAGATGAACCAACTGCCTATTTAGATATAAAACATACTCGTAAATTGATAGCAACTTTAAAAAAAATCCATCAAGATGGAACCACTTTGTTGATGGCAACCCATGATTTGGATTTAGTTTATCGTTGGGCAGATTGGGTATTTGTGATGGATAAGGGACGTTTAATAGTAGAAGGAAAGCCAGAAGATGTATTCAGCCAACGCACATTGTTATCAGAGTTAGAACTGGGTGTACCGTTAATATATGAGATGTTATGTGATGGACTATCTGGTGAGGAAGAGATAGTTAAGCAAAGAGTACAACAGAAAATACTAGAGCTATTTCACAATTTTTCCTGA
- the cbiQ gene encoding cobalt ECF transporter T component CbiQ — protein MSLQLDTLAYTNRLRKLPPEHKLIFALTTLAISLASHPLVQILMAIWMGIWTVIYARIPAGIYFRLLMFTIFFCLTSLPALMVNGVALADFQNVKLDSYYGLTIGDFYIYLSHSGSIQAWGILTRALASVSCLYFMMLTIPFTEILQTLRYLRFPVLVTDLLLLMYRFIFILLNTVNELLTAQNSRGGYRTWHHGMNSLALLIGQLLQRTLQQYSQFSLGLEARGFAGEFRVWHPRRYHPQARYIIEAICGCLGLIGLEICAGIFTRI, from the coding sequence ATGAGCTTGCAACTAGACACTTTAGCTTATACGAATCGGCTACGAAAGTTGCCACCAGAACATAAACTGATTTTTGCATTGACAACCCTTGCAATTTCCCTGGCTAGCCATCCACTAGTACAAATTTTGATGGCGATTTGGATGGGTATTTGGACAGTTATTTATGCCAGGATTCCGGCTGGTATTTATTTTCGCTTGTTAATGTTCACCATATTTTTTTGTTTGACCAGTTTACCAGCTTTAATGGTGAATGGAGTTGCTTTAGCTGATTTCCAAAACGTTAAATTAGACTCGTACTATGGACTCACCATCGGCGATTTCTACATTTATCTTAGCCATAGTGGCAGTATCCAAGCATGGGGAATTTTAACCAGAGCCTTAGCATCTGTTTCTTGCTTATATTTTATGATGCTAACTATCCCTTTCACGGAAATATTACAAACTCTGCGTTACTTGCGATTTCCTGTGCTTGTAACTGATTTACTGCTACTTATGTATCGATTTATTTTCATCTTGTTAAACACCGTTAATGAATTATTAACAGCACAAAATTCTCGTGGTGGCTACCGTACCTGGCATCATGGAATGAACAGTTTAGCATTATTAATAGGGCAACTATTACAGCGAACTTTACAACAATATAGTCAATTTTCCCTGGGACTGGAAGCAAGGGGTTTTGCAGGAGAATTTCGAGTTTGGCATCCTCGTCGTTATCATCCCCAAGCACGCTATATCATCGAAGCAATTTGCGGCTGTCTAGGATTAATCGGATTGGAAATTTGTGCAGGAATATTTACTCGAATTTGA
- a CDS encoding energy-coupling factor ABC transporter substrate-binding protein, with protein MNQSKQGLSNWLLVAAVLALAVAPLIFVRGGEFGGSDDKAKQAISEIQPEYKPWFQSFFEPASAEIASLLFASQAALGAGFVGYAIGLYKGRCQQKKREE; from the coding sequence ATGAATCAGTCTAAACAAGGGTTAAGTAACTGGTTATTAGTAGCAGCTGTCTTAGCTTTAGCAGTTGCACCATTAATCTTTGTCCGTGGTGGAGAATTTGGCGGTTCTGATGACAAAGCCAAACAAGCAATTAGTGAAATACAGCCAGAATATAAACCTTGGTTTCAATCATTTTTTGAACCAGCTAGCGCGGAAATTGCCAGCCTCTTATTTGCTTCCCAAGCAGCTCTAGGTGCGGGCTTTGTCGGCTATGCTATTGGGTTATATAAAGGGCGTTGCCAACAAAAAAAACGTGAAGAATGA
- a CDS encoding energy-coupling factor ABC transporter permease, producing the protein MNRKKQALFSLILIGVISFYLVVGLPQPAYAMHIMEGFLPVQWAIFWWIVALPFFILGLRSLTRITQVNPQLKLLLGLAGAFTFVLSALKIPSVTGSCSHPTGTGLGAVLFGPLTMSVLGTLVLLFQTLLLAHGGLTTLGANAFSMAIAGPFMAYWIYNLTIKLGGKQRIAIFLAAAIADLLTYIITSIQLALAFPASVGGFIASFSKFAGIFAITQVPLAISEGLLTVLVWNWLQSYNPQELELLKLIKQENPGNESV; encoded by the coding sequence TTGGTTTACCCCAACCCGCCTATGCTATGCACATTATGGAAGGTTTTTTACCAGTGCAGTGGGCGATTTTTTGGTGGATTGTGGCATTACCATTTTTTATCCTAGGCTTGCGTAGTCTGACTCGCATCACCCAAGTTAATCCCCAACTAAAATTACTACTCGGTTTGGCTGGTGCTTTTACTTTTGTGCTGTCAGCCTTGAAAATTCCTTCCGTTACAGGTAGCTGTTCCCATCCTACAGGAACGGGGTTAGGTGCGGTACTGTTTGGTCCCCTAACTATGTCGGTTTTGGGTACTTTAGTATTGTTGTTCCAAACTTTGTTACTGGCACATGGTGGCTTGACAACCCTCGGCGCAAATGCATTTTCCATGGCGATCGCCGGACCATTTATGGCTTACTGGATATATAATTTGACAATTAAGTTGGGTGGGAAACAACGCATCGCTATATTTCTCGCAGCCGCGATCGCTGATTTACTCACCTACATTATCACTTCTATTCAACTTGCCCTCGCTTTCCCTGCATCGGTTGGCGGGTTTATCGCTTCCTTTAGCAAGTTCGCCGGAATTTTTGCCATCACTCAAGTTCCCTTAGCAATTAGTGAAGGATTGCTGACTGTATTGGTATGGAACTGGTTGCAATCTTATAATCCTCAAGAATTAGAATTATTAAAGTTAATTAAACAGGAAAACCCAGGAAATGAATCAGTCTAA